The Alkalihalophilus pseudofirmus nucleotide sequence CGACTCACCGGGAATTCGTTCCTTAGTTCATATACTACTTTCGCTTTGATTTTGTTGGTGATTGTTCTTCCTGAACTAAGGCTTTCAGCTTTTTTAAATACGCATTCTCCATACGAAGGTATTCCAGCTCTTTTTTCAACTCTTCTACCGATGGGTTTGAAGAGTTGTTGCCCTTATTTTTATTCTGATTAACAGTCATTGTAGATAGCCCCTTTTCTCTTAGTTCAAAGGCATCTTCTCCAGCTGTTTCCCACTTTTTCTTCCATCTGCGAAGCATACATGGAACGGGGATATGAAAAATGGCTGATGCCTCTCGAATGGAGTAATTCTCTTCGGTCATAAATTGAATTACTTTCAGTTTAAAGGCAGTTGAGTAGTTTGTATAGGGGAAGGCAAAAGCTTGATCCCCATGATAGCGAACTAACATCACCCAATATCGCAGCGTCGAATCATCTACGCCCACTTGATTTGCAAGTTCTCGATAACTGATGATTTCATTTAGATAACGTTTAGCCGCTTGAAGTTTATATTCCTTGGTGAACGTGGTCATTGATGAAGGCACCTCCTATTGTTGATTGAGGTGTCCAACAATAGGGGTGCAGTACAAAATGCGACGAGGAGGCTCCCGGACCGCCCGCGGAAAGCGTGTGTCTGCAGCGGAGATCAACAACTACTATAAGATGGGTCTTTTTTAAGTTCCTTATACCATCTATGAGAATTCGTATATTTCATCCGCTGGGTTATGTTTTGCTCTAAAATGTAGGCGAGAATTGGGGTAGAATTAGCTCAATTAAATAGTAAAGAAAAAAAGCACCTGGCAAAGGTGCTTTCTCACTGACCCTCTTTAGCAGATCATTATGACTCGAGAACTTTAATGAATTCTCTCATGTAATCGGGGAGGTCTGGCGGGCGGCGGCTGGATACGATGTTGCCGTCTACAACAACTGGCTTATCAACCCAAGTGGCCCCGGCATTCATCATGTCATCTTTAATTCCAGGAGTACTTGTCACCGTCTTGCCTTCAAGGATTTTCGCTGAGATCAAAACCCAGCCAGCATGGCAAATTTGCCCGATCGGCTTGTTCTGGTCATTTAACGTACGAACCATATTCAACACGGAATCAAATCTTCTTAATAAGTCAGGAGACCAGCCCCCTGGCACTAAGATCGCGTCATACTCTTCTGGATTGATTTCTTCAAATGAGTACTCTGAAACAATCGGCACCCCGTATTTTCCGATATACGTCTCATTGGCTTTTTCACCGGCAATATGCACCTCTGCACCCTCTTCACGCAAGCGCAGAACAGGATACCATAATTCCAGATCTTCAAAATCCTTACTGACAATTTGAATGACTTTCTTACCTTCTAGCCTCATTATTAGTACGCCTCCTTTATAAGAGCAGTGTTCTTCCCTGCCTTTATCGTGACAGAATCATTTAGTTGATGCAAACACTCAGAGCATCATCTCTCGCTGCATAGGGATAAACTATAGAGATTTACTGAGAAGACGGGCCAAATCGTCCCATTCTGAAGTCATTAAAGGCTTCATGAATTTCATCTTCTGTATTCATTACAAACGGCCCGCGAGCCACTACAGTCTCATTAATCGGCTTGCCTGTATAAATGAGCATTCTTGATCTCTCATTTGCCTTAATATGCAAATGATCAAACGCATCATTACTTGCCTCTTTTTGATAAGATAACAGTCCAGCTTCCGTTTTTCCTAGTGTTACCTTATCAGCAAAAGTCATTTCTCCTTGGAGCATATAAATATGGCCGTTGTGATTTTGGGGGAGCTTCAGGGAGTAGCACTCTCCTTCTTTTAAAAAAAGCTCAAACATATTAATCGGCACTAATGAATCCATCGGCCCTTTAACCCCTTCTGCTTCTCCTGAATAAATGCGCAGATAACCACCGTCGATTTCTACTTTAGGAGCGTCTTCAACCAGTACATTTTGGTATGATGATTCCGTTCCTTTTAACGCTTTAGGCAGATTAAGCCACAGCTGCAGCGTGTGAATAAGATCATCATCCACTGCTTCTTCAGCATGGCGCGCCCCGCTCCCAGCATTCATGTACTGTACATCACCTGCATAAAGCACTGAATGGCCTCCATTATTATCTGTATGTTCTAACCTGCCATCAATAACATAAGTGATCGTCTGAAACCCTCGGTGCGGATGATCCGAGAACGTCCCTCGCTTAAACCAATCATCAGCCATTAAGATAAAAGGATCATACTCTGTCATCTTATCCGGCGGGAGAACCCAGCCTTGCTGGACATGCGGATATCCATTCTTATTGTATTTCACCTTCCAATGATCACGTATCACACGTTCACCTTCTGTACCCATTGCAAGACACCTCCAGTTATTTGCTTCTATTAGCATACATAGATTAACCAATTCCATACAACGATTTAGCTTGGCTTTGGAAAAGAAGAAATTTGTCGAGCGAAAAAACTTTATCTTTAATTCAAAATAAATATAATAGAATTATAGGTCTTTATACATATAATAAATTACCCACCAACGCATATAATGACCTATGCACAATGCTTCAAAGGTAAGCTATGAAGTATAACCTTTATATGGACACTTGGGTTATATGGAGCCAGTAGTGTAACCGGACCTCTTTAATTAGGGGTGCTATGAAGTATAGTCTTTACTTGGACACTTGGGCTATATGGAGCTAGTAGTGTAACCGACCCTCTTATTTAAAAAAATTTATTTAAGAGGAGAAATGGAAGATGAAAAAAGCACAAAAATTATCAGTAGCAGTATTAACACTTATTTTATCTGTTAGCTTCACCACTGGTGCTATGGCTAATAATGGAAATGGAAATGGAAAAGGGTTAGAAACAGCACCTGGCCAAAGCGAGAACTTTTCTAAAGGAGTAACGACTGAAGTTATTGTTACAACAAACGAAACTAAAGGTGTTGAGGTTAACTCAATAGAATCTGCTGTAACAGAGACTAAAACAGATACAGATATAACCGAAGAACGTGTTGTTATTAAAAGTAATACTGAAAAACATCCTACAAAAAATGAGTATAGAGACGTTACTGTTACAGCAACAGTTCGAACTGTAACAACCTCAACTTGGGATGAAACTACAACTACTACTACTACGACAGAAACTCCTGTAACTGTTATAGAGACCATTGAAACTACTATTACCCATCAAGGCGCTCCTGGAAGTAATGGTAAAGTTCTTAGCGAATCAAGTAAATCTTCTGAGAAGAGAGTTGAAGGTGAACCAATAGTAACAGTGGCAACTACTACTACTAAAGGAGAACTTGAGACTTCTACGGTTACTGAACAAATTGACGAAAAAGAAGATAAATCAGGCTGGAAGATAGGCCATAATAATTAAATTTGTTCCTCGGGTAAATTATATGAATGTTTAAGCCTCAGATGTTTGATCTGAGGTTTTTCTCTTTCCTTTTTGAATAAACCCCTCCCTCTTTGTCCATAACTAGTACCATATACTAGTCTGCTAGGGGAGGATTGTATGGAGCCGGGCTTTTGGGATATGTCGATTAAAATTGTAATAGGATTCTTTTTGCTTTTTTTGATTACTAGATTACTTGGCAAAACGACGATCCGTCATTTGACTCCGTTTGATTTTGTCTCAGCTATTGTATTATCAGAGCTGCTAGGTAATGGGATATTTGAGGTAAACGTCAGCATTTTCTATATTATTTACGTTGTTCTCTTATGGGGTTTTTTAATGATTATGATGGAGAAGTATTTGCTAAAGCACCGTTCTGTGAGGGGGCTTTTGGAAGGAAAGCCGTCTATCATCATTCGTAACGGAAAGATTGACCGAGAGCAGCTTAAAAAAAACCGCATGAACATCAATCAGCTGCTTAGTTCACTGCGTCAAAGTGAAACCTTTTCTTTGCGCGAAGTGGCTTATGCGATTTTAGAGT carries:
- a CDS encoding pirin family protein → MGTEGERVIRDHWKVKYNKNGYPHVQQGWVLPPDKMTEYDPFILMADDWFKRGTFSDHPHRGFQTITYVIDGRLEHTDNNGGHSVLYAGDVQYMNAGSGARHAEEAVDDDLIHTLQLWLNLPKALKGTESSYQNVLVEDAPKVEIDGGYLRIYSGEAEGVKGPMDSLVPINMFELFLKEGECYSLKLPQNHNGHIYMLQGEMTFADKVTLGKTEAGLLSYQKEASNDAFDHLHIKANERSRMLIYTGKPINETVVARGPFVMNTEDEIHEAFNDFRMGRFGPSSQ
- a CDS encoding YetF domain-containing protein — encoded protein: MEPGFWDMSIKIVIGFFLLFLITRLLGKTTIRHLTPFDFVSAIVLSELLGNGIFEVNVSIFYIIYVVLLWGFLMIMMEKYLLKHRSVRGLLEGKPSIIIRNGKIDREQLKKNRMNINQLLSSLRQSETFSLREVAYAILESNGSISILKKNKYQKVTLEDLNLPVSTTYLCTTLITDGEIIEDNLKELGFNHDWLMSQLISHGYNRPEDIVYADWLYDDGIYIVPYQSKEA
- a CDS encoding type 1 glutamine amidotransferase domain-containing protein, with the translated sequence MRLEGKKVIQIVSKDFEDLELWYPVLRLREEGAEVHIAGEKANETYIGKYGVPIVSEYSFEEINPEEYDAILVPGGWSPDLLRRFDSVLNMVRTLNDQNKPIGQICHAGWVLISAKILEGKTVTSTPGIKDDMMNAGATWVDKPVVVDGNIVSSRRPPDLPDYMREFIKVLES